In Kiritimatiellia bacterium, the genomic window TCGCCTTCCCGTTTGTAGGAAAGAGCGTCTTGCCCCCGCCGAGGATAATTGGCACGGTCGTCAACAACAACTCATCAACAAGGTCGGCGGCGAGTAAGGATTGGACCATCATCGCGCTACCGTACACATAGATAT contains:
- a CDS encoding dihydrofolate reductase family protein, which codes for IYVYGSAMMVQSLLAADLVDELLLTTVPIILGGGKTLFPTNGKAIPFELVSTAKASTGALVCRYVRAR